From the Patescibacteria group bacterium genome, the window TAAAGCCAGAAAAGGAAATTTATTTGGTGTGGAAAGAAAAATTTCTTCAATTGTTTCTTCTAATTTAAAATGAATAATTCTTCTCGTTAAATCCGGATCGTTTAGGGCAATCACGACGGGATAAAGCGTCATTTCTTTTTTTTCAGAAAAAATTTTTATCCCTTCTTTTTCAATTTGGTTAATTTTTTTTTCTAAAAAATCTCTTACCTCTTCTTTTGAAAGGCCCTTTAAATTATCATTGCCTAAATAAAGATCGGTTAAAATTATTTTAGCAAATTTTTTTTGATAATTAATAAAAAAATAACAGAGAAGAAAGGTGGAGATTAAAATAAAAAAAAGATAAATTTTGAAATTTGCTCTTTCTTCTTTCATTTTTTTATTTTTAGTATTTTTGAACTGACCGTTTCCTCTTTTTTCGGCAAAGTAATAGTTAAAATGCCATTTTTAAAATTTGCCTTTACTCCTTCAATTTTGACCTCGTTTGGCAGAATAACGGTTCTTGAAAATTTGCCCCAAAAACATTCTTGATGAAAATAATTTTTCGGCTCTATTAGTTCTTCATTTTTTCTCTCTCCTTTGATGGTTAAAATATCTTTATCAATAATAATTTCTAAATCATCGGGATTGACACCAGCCAAGGCCGATTTAACGACAATATTATTATTTTTATCTTGATAAATGTCCAAAGAAAGTCTTCCCTCCGAAGTTTCAGAAAACCAAGCCTTCTCTTTTTCAATAATTTTTCGTTCAACTTCCTGTTTAATTGTTTTTATTTCCTGACCTTGCTTTGCCAACAAATCTTCGTCAAGACGAGAAATTTTAGCCCAAAAATTTCTTTTTATTTTTTTACTCATAATTTAAGATGTCTAGAAAGAAAAGAAAAAATTAAAAAGAATAGGGTAGAAAAAATAGCTAATTCATAAAAACCAAAGCCAATCATTAAGCCAATTAAAGAAGTTAATAAAAGCAAAACTAAGCTGGTTATTACTTCTTTACCTAACCCTTCTTTCCTTAAAATTCGACCACAAAGGAAAATACCCAAAATTAAAACAGCTGGCAAAAATGCAAGATCAATTTTTGAGTAGAGATTAAAAAAGATTTTTAAAGAAAAAAGAGCAAGACAAGTAGCCCCTAAAGAAATCAAAGGATAAATTTTTACATCCACAACCTTTTCTTTTTTCTGATGAAGCCAAAAAATGAGACCACCAAAAATTAAAGAAAGAATTAGACGAAGGATAATCTGAAAGAGAGATAACATATCTAACAATTATTATCTCTAATAAGACAATCTTTGCTTTTTCTAATTTTATTGATTATTTTTCAATCACAAGTACCGTCTTTTCACCTTCTAAAATATCTTTGTCTTCACCTGGCCAATCATGGATCGCTTGATAAAGTATTTCTGATGGATAGGAAAATTTTTCACCCCGTTTTGTTCCCGGGTCATTGGTGATGATTCTATCCTTGGTATAACCGCGGGCTACCAACATGTGATAATAAGGACCAGGTTGACGGTAATAAGGATTTTTTAAAAGTCGACCGGCGGTAGGAATAATAATAGGATTTCCTTTTGATAGTTCTTTTTTAATTTCCTCAATAGTTATTTTATCTAAAATTCTTATTTTTTGCCAGCCATAATATTCTTTAGCTAATTTACCAACTTCTGCTATGGTTAAATCTTTATGAGCGCCCCAATTTTTTATCTGCCAAGCCACCAAGTCTTGGATTTCCTTTTCCGCTATCTCTTTAGTTAATTTTTCTCCCTTGAGAAAATAATGGACCATTATCAAGGCTGCTTCTTCGCAAGCATTATTATGCAA encodes:
- a CDS encoding MgtC/SapB family protein translates to MLSLFQIILRLILSLIFGGLIFWLHQKKEKVVDVKIYPLISLGATCLALFSLKIFFNLYSKIDLAFLPAVLILGIFLCGRILRKEGLGKEVITSLVLLLLTSLIGLMIGFGFYELAIFSTLFFLIFSFLSRHLKL
- a CDS encoding C39 family peptidase; translated protein: MKLKAERIKKFFAIISIISLVGLISYQIFIVFFLGRPSKIENQKNKETKIQKTFNLEVQNEEEILINTENQNIPESQILPEKFDLPMSFVPQAPTAIWDELHNNACEEAALIMVHYFLKGEKLTKEIAEKEIQDLVAWQIKNWGAHKDLTIAEVGKLAKEYYGWQKIRILDKITIEEIKKELSKGNPIIIPTAGRLLKNPYYRQPGPYYHMLVARGYTKDRIITNDPGTKRGEKFSYPSEILYQAIHDWPGEDKDILEGEKTVLVIEK
- a CDS encoding Hsp20/alpha crystallin family protein, whose product is MSKKIKRNFWAKISRLDEDLLAKQGQEIKTIKQEVERKIIEKEKAWFSETSEGRLSLDIYQDKNNNIVVKSALAGVNPDDLEIIIDKDILTIKGERKNEELIEPKNYFHQECFWGKFSRTVILPNEVKIEGVKANFKNGILTITLPKKEETVSSKILKIKK